From Streptomyces sp. NBC_00690, a single genomic window includes:
- a CDS encoding ammonium transporter yields MPPGISTLAAETPALSAANTGFLLICSALVMLMTPGLAFFYGGMVRVKSTLNMLMMSFISLGIVTILWVLYGFSLAFGADTGSLIGWSSEYVGLSGIGLTELWDGYTIPVYVFAVFQLMFAVITPALISGALADRVKFSAWALFIALWATVVYFPVAHWVWGSGGWLFEMGVIDFAGGTAVHINAGAAALGVILVIGKRIGFKKDPMRPHSLPLVMLGAALLWFGWFGFNAGSWLGNDDGVGAVMFVNTQVATAAAMLAWLAYEKIRHGACTTLGAASGAVAGLVAITPAGGSCSPLGAIAIGAIAGVLCAMAVGLKFKLGYDDSLDVIGVHLVGGVVGSLLVGFFATGGVQSDVKGLFYGGGLEQLGKQAIGVFSVLAYSLVVSALLAFLLDRTMGMRVDEDTEISGIDQVEHAESAYDFSGAGGGTASRKPLAVPTEVITATQNKKVDA; encoded by the coding sequence ATGCCCCCTGGCATCTCGACGCTTGCCGCAGAAACACCGGCACTCTCAGCCGCCAACACCGGCTTCCTGCTGATCTGCTCCGCCCTGGTCATGCTGATGACCCCCGGCCTCGCCTTCTTCTACGGAGGCATGGTCCGCGTCAAATCCACCCTCAACATGCTGATGATGAGCTTCATCAGCCTCGGCATCGTCACCATCCTGTGGGTGCTCTACGGCTTTAGCCTCGCCTTCGGCGCCGATACCGGCTCGTTGATCGGATGGTCGTCCGAGTACGTCGGGCTCAGCGGCATCGGCCTCACCGAGCTCTGGGACGGCTACACGATCCCCGTCTACGTCTTTGCCGTCTTCCAGCTCATGTTCGCCGTCATCACCCCCGCCCTGATCAGCGGTGCGCTCGCGGACCGGGTCAAGTTCAGCGCCTGGGCCCTGTTTATCGCCCTGTGGGCCACCGTCGTCTACTTCCCCGTCGCCCACTGGGTGTGGGGCTCCGGCGGCTGGCTCTTCGAGATGGGGGTCATCGACTTCGCGGGCGGTACTGCCGTCCACATCAACGCCGGAGCCGCGGCCCTCGGCGTGATCCTCGTCATCGGAAAGCGCATCGGCTTCAAGAAGGACCCGATGCGTCCGCACAGCCTGCCCCTCGTGATGCTGGGCGCGGCCCTCCTGTGGTTCGGCTGGTTCGGCTTCAACGCCGGCTCGTGGCTGGGCAACGACGACGGCGTCGGCGCGGTGATGTTCGTCAACACCCAGGTCGCCACGGCCGCCGCCATGCTCGCCTGGTTGGCGTACGAGAAGATCCGGCACGGCGCCTGCACCACGCTCGGCGCGGCCTCCGGAGCGGTCGCCGGACTCGTCGCGATCACCCCCGCCGGCGGCTCGTGCTCCCCGCTGGGCGCCATCGCCATCGGTGCCATCGCGGGAGTCCTGTGCGCCATGGCCGTCGGACTCAAGTTCAAGCTCGGCTACGACGACTCGCTCGACGTCATCGGCGTCCACCTCGTCGGCGGTGTCGTCGGCTCCCTCCTCGTGGGCTTCTTCGCCACCGGAGGCGTCCAGTCCGACGTCAAGGGCCTCTTCTACGGCGGCGGACTGGAGCAATTGGGCAAGCAGGCCATCGGCGTCTTCTCCGTACTGGCCTACTCTCTGGTCGTCTCCGCCCTGCTCGCCTTCCTCCTCGACCGGACGATGGGCATGCGGGTCGACGAGGACACCGAGATCTCCGGAATCGACCAGGTCGAGCACGCCGAATCCGCGTACGACTTCAGCGGCGCCGGTGGCGGCACGGCTTCCCGCAAGCCCCTGGCCGTGCCCACCGAGGTCATCACCGCGACCCAGAACAAGAAGGTGGACGCATGA
- a CDS encoding P-II family nitrogen regulator, which produces MKLITAVVKPHRLDEIKEALSAFGVQGLTVTEASGYGRQRGHTEVYRGAEYTVDLVPKIRIEVLAEDDDAEQLIDVIVKAARTNKIGDGKVWSVPVETAVRVRTGERGPDAL; this is translated from the coding sequence ATGAAGCTCATCACGGCGGTCGTGAAGCCACACCGGCTCGACGAGATCAAGGAGGCGCTCTCCGCCTTCGGGGTCCAGGGGCTCACCGTCACCGAAGCCAGTGGATACGGCCGCCAGCGGGGACACACCGAGGTCTACCGGGGGGCCGAGTACACCGTCGACCTGGTGCCCAAGATCCGTATCGAGGTCTTGGCCGAGGACGACGACGCCGAACAGCTCATCGACGTCATCGTCAAGGCGGCCCGCACCAACAAGATCGGCGACGGAAAGGTGTGGAGCGTCCCGGTCGAGACCGCGGTCAGGGTGCGCACCGGCGAACGCGGCCCGGACGCACTCTAA
- a CDS encoding [protein-PII] uridylyltransferase produces MSSTVVSTEAEDSGPRGYAAARLHLLNDGEQTGPARRAALAALTDQWLAALFRSACRATGIHTAALVATGGYGRGELSPRSDLDLLLLHDGSADRGALAALADRLWYPVWDLGLALDHSVRTPGQALKTAADDLKVQLGLLDARAVAGELGLVAALRTAVLADWRNRAPSRLPALHELGRERAERQGELRYLLEPDLKEARGGLRDSTALRAVAASWIADAPRRQGLDRARRTLLDTRDALHLTTGRATDRLALQEQDQVAAALGLLDADTLLRQVYEAAQTMSYASDVTWREVHRVLGARSTRPRLRPRRRTEPERTSLAEGVVEQDGEAVLARTVRPDRDPVLPLRAAAAAAQAGLPLSPHAARRLAAECPPLPLPWPAQAREEFITLLGAGESAVPVWEALDAEGLITRLLPDWERVRCRPQRNAVHTWTVDRHLVETAVRASALARSVGRPDLLLIAALLHDIGKGWPGDHSTVGATIARDMALRIGFDRADAEIVATLVRHHLLLVQTATRRDLADPATVRSVAGAVGSTTVLELLHALTEADALATGPAAWSGWRGLLVADLAARVAEALVGTGGGERPAPTALTADHERLAVEALRTGGPVLSLTAQAEAGSVTSPENEPEPVGAQLSIALPDRPGILPAVAGLLALHRLTVRSAELRTVGPLPGGGDQSALVLAWRVAAAYGSLPQAARLRSDLVRVLQRQLDIAARLAEREAAYPSRRGAGAPPPRVRVVPAASHHATVIEVRAQDAPGLLHRIGLAFDEGGEGGVRVRSAHVSTLGANAVDAFYVTDLTGRPLAASAAAELARSIERQLG; encoded by the coding sequence GTGTCGAGCACGGTAGTGAGCACCGAAGCGGAAGACTCGGGACCCCGTGGCTACGCGGCGGCCCGGCTGCACCTCCTCAACGACGGGGAGCAGACCGGGCCGGCGCGCCGCGCCGCCCTCGCCGCACTCACCGACCAGTGGCTCGCCGCGCTCTTCCGCTCCGCCTGCCGCGCCACCGGTATCCACACCGCCGCACTCGTGGCCACCGGTGGCTACGGCCGCGGCGAACTCTCCCCCCGCAGCGACCTCGACCTGCTGCTCCTCCACGACGGCAGCGCGGACCGCGGCGCACTCGCCGCCCTCGCGGACCGCCTCTGGTACCCCGTCTGGGACCTCGGGCTCGCCCTCGACCACTCCGTCCGCACCCCCGGCCAGGCGCTCAAGACGGCGGCCGACGACCTCAAGGTCCAACTTGGCCTCCTGGACGCCCGGGCGGTCGCGGGAGAACTCGGACTGGTCGCCGCCCTGCGCACAGCCGTCCTCGCCGACTGGCGCAACCGGGCTCCGAGCCGGCTGCCGGCGCTCCATGAACTCGGCCGTGAACGTGCCGAGCGCCAGGGCGAACTGCGCTACCTCCTCGAACCCGACCTCAAGGAGGCCCGCGGCGGGCTGCGCGACTCCACCGCCCTGCGCGCCGTCGCCGCCTCCTGGATCGCCGACGCACCCCGTCGGCAGGGCCTCGACCGGGCCCGCCGCACCCTCCTCGACACCCGCGACGCCCTCCATCTGACCACCGGACGCGCCACCGACCGGCTCGCGCTCCAGGAACAGGACCAGGTCGCCGCCGCACTCGGCCTCCTGGACGCGGACACGCTGCTGCGCCAGGTGTACGAAGCCGCCCAGACCATGTCGTACGCCAGTGACGTCACCTGGCGCGAGGTGCACCGGGTACTGGGGGCCAGGAGCACCCGCCCCCGGCTGCGGCCCCGACGACGCACCGAACCGGAGCGGACCTCGCTGGCCGAAGGGGTCGTCGAACAGGACGGGGAAGCCGTCCTCGCGCGAACCGTCCGGCCCGATCGTGACCCCGTACTGCCCCTGCGTGCCGCAGCCGCCGCCGCCCAGGCCGGTCTGCCGCTCTCCCCGCACGCGGCCCGCCGCCTCGCCGCCGAGTGCCCGCCGCTCCCGCTGCCCTGGCCCGCCCAGGCGCGGGAGGAGTTCATCACCCTGCTGGGCGCGGGGGAGTCCGCCGTACCGGTCTGGGAGGCGCTGGACGCCGAGGGCCTGATCACCCGGCTCCTGCCCGACTGGGAACGCGTCCGCTGCCGCCCCCAGCGCAACGCCGTCCACACATGGACCGTCGACCGCCATCTCGTGGAGACCGCCGTAAGGGCCTCGGCGCTCGCCCGCAGCGTCGGCCGCCCCGATCTCCTGTTGATCGCCGCGCTCCTCCATGACATCGGCAAGGGCTGGCCGGGCGATCACTCGACGGTCGGCGCCACCATCGCCCGGGACATGGCCCTCCGGATCGGTTTCGACCGGGCAGACGCCGAGATCGTCGCCACGCTCGTCCGACACCATCTCCTGCTCGTACAGACCGCCACACGACGCGATCTGGCGGACCCGGCGACCGTGCGCTCGGTGGCCGGGGCCGTCGGCTCCACCACCGTCCTGGAACTGCTCCACGCCCTCACCGAGGCCGATGCGCTGGCCACCGGACCCGCGGCCTGGTCCGGCTGGCGCGGCCTCCTGGTCGCCGACCTCGCCGCCCGGGTGGCGGAGGCGCTCGTCGGCACGGGCGGGGGCGAGCGCCCGGCACCCACCGCACTCACGGCCGACCATGAACGCCTCGCCGTCGAGGCACTGCGCACCGGTGGCCCCGTCCTCTCCCTGACGGCCCAGGCCGAAGCCGGCTCGGTGACCTCGCCCGAAAACGAACCGGAACCCGTCGGCGCGCAGTTGTCGATCGCGCTGCCCGACCGGCCGGGAATCCTGCCAGCGGTCGCCGGGCTGCTGGCCCTGCACCGGCTCACGGTCCGATCCGCAGAACTGAGGACGGTGGGGCCGCTGCCCGGTGGAGGCGACCAGAGCGCGCTCGTCCTGGCCTGGCGGGTCGCGGCGGCGTACGGCTCGCTGCCCCAAGCGGCCAGGCTGCGCAGCGATCTCGTACGGGTCCTTCAGAGGCAGCTCGACATCGCTGCCAGGCTGGCCGAACGCGAGGCCGCCTATCCGAGCAGACGAGGAGCGGGGGCGCCGCCCCCGCGGGTGAGGGTCGTCCCCGCCGCGTCCCACCACGCCACGGTGATCGAGGTCCGGGCCCAGGACGCCCCCGGGCTGCTCCATCGCATCGGACTCGCGTTCGACGAAGGGGGCGAGGGAGGCGTACGGGTACGCAGTGCCCATGTGTCCACCCTGGGCGCGAACGCCGTGGACGCCTTCTACGTCACCGATCTGACCGGCCGCCCGCTGGCGGCGTCCGCAGCCGCCGAACTCGCGCGCTCCATCGAGCGACAACTCGGCTGA
- the ffh gene encoding signal recognition particle protein yields MFDTLSDRLANTFKTLRGKGRLSEADIDGAAREIRIALLEADVALPVVRAFIASVKERARGADVSKALNPSQQFIKIVNQELVSILGGETRRLRFAKTAPTVIMLAGLQGAGKTTLAGKLGRWLKEQGHSPLLVACDLQRPNAVNQLSVVAERAGVAVYAPEPGNGVGDPVQVAKDSLEHARAKQYDVVVVDTAGRLGIDQELMQQAADIRDAVSPDEILFVVDAMIGQDAVNTAEAFRDGVGFDGVVLSKLDGDARGGAALSIAHVTGRQIMFASNGEKLDEFDAFHPDRMASRILGMGDVLSLIEQAEKTFSQEEAAKMASKLASSKGKDFTLDDFLAQMEQVRKMGSISKLLGMLPGMAQMKDQINNIDERDVDRTAAIIKSMTPGERHDPTIINGSRRARIAKGSGVEVSAVKSLVERFFEARKMMSRMAQGGGMPGMPGIPGMGGGAGRQRKQQKQAKGKRRSGNPMKRKADEEAAAEKREQAAQGGAFGLPAEEDKNFELPDEFKKFMG; encoded by the coding sequence GTGTTCGACACTCTTTCCGACCGCTTGGCGAATACCTTCAAAACCCTGAGGGGCAAGGGTCGCCTCAGCGAGGCGGACATCGACGGCGCGGCCCGGGAAATCCGTATCGCCCTGCTCGAAGCGGATGTCGCCCTCCCCGTCGTACGGGCCTTCATCGCGAGCGTCAAAGAGCGAGCCCGGGGCGCCGACGTCTCCAAGGCGCTCAACCCGAGCCAGCAGTTCATCAAGATCGTCAACCAGGAACTGGTCTCCATCCTGGGTGGCGAGACCCGTCGGCTGCGCTTCGCCAAGACCGCGCCGACGGTCATCATGCTCGCCGGTCTCCAGGGTGCGGGTAAGACCACCCTCGCCGGCAAGCTCGGCCGCTGGCTCAAGGAGCAGGGCCACTCCCCGCTGCTGGTCGCCTGTGACCTCCAGCGTCCGAACGCCGTCAACCAGCTCTCGGTCGTCGCCGAGCGCGCCGGTGTCGCCGTGTACGCGCCCGAGCCGGGCAACGGTGTCGGCGACCCGGTCCAGGTCGCCAAGGACTCCCTGGAGCACGCCCGGGCCAAGCAGTACGACGTGGTCGTCGTCGACACCGCCGGCCGGCTCGGCATCGACCAGGAGCTGATGCAGCAGGCCGCGGACATCCGCGACGCCGTCAGCCCCGACGAGATCCTCTTCGTCGTCGACGCGATGATCGGCCAGGACGCGGTCAACACCGCCGAGGCGTTCCGCGACGGCGTCGGCTTCGACGGCGTCGTCCTCTCCAAGCTCGACGGCGACGCCCGCGGTGGTGCGGCGCTCTCCATCGCGCACGTCACCGGTCGCCAGATCATGTTCGCCTCCAATGGCGAGAAGCTGGACGAATTCGACGCGTTCCACCCCGACCGGATGGCGTCCCGCATCCTCGGCATGGGTGACGTACTGAGCCTGATCGAGCAGGCCGAGAAGACCTTCAGCCAGGAAGAGGCCGCCAAGATGGCCTCCAAACTGGCGAGCAGCAAGGGCAAGGACTTCACGCTCGACGACTTCCTGGCGCAGATGGAGCAGGTCAGGAAGATGGGCAGCATCAGCAAGCTGCTCGGGATGCTGCCCGGCATGGCTCAGATGAAGGACCAGATCAACAACATCGACGAGCGCGATGTCGACCGTACGGCCGCCATCATCAAGTCGATGACCCCGGGCGAGCGCCACGACCCGACCATCATCAACGGCTCGCGCCGGGCCCGGATCGCCAAGGGTTCGGGTGTCGAGGTCAGCGCGGTGAAGTCCCTCGTCGAGCGGTTCTTCGAGGCCCGCAAGATGATGTCGAGGATGGCCCAGGGCGGCGGGATGCCCGGGATGCCGGGCATCCCCGGCATGGGCGGCGGTGCGGGGCGTCAGCGCAAGCAGCAGAAGCAGGCCAAGGGCAAGCGCCGCAGCGGCAACCCGATGAAGCGCAAGGCCGACGAAGAGGCCGCAGCCGAGAAGCGGGAGCAGGCCGCACAGGGCGGCGCCTTCGGCCTTCCGGCCGAGGAGGACAAGAACTTCGAACTGCCGGACGAGTTCAAGAAGTTCATGGGCTGA